DNA from Cyanobacterium sp. T60_A2020_053:
ATACAGAAGAGTTAGATAATATTTTTGCCATTGCTCAAAATCTTTATCAAGGAAAATATCATGTTTATGGAGTTATCAATGAAGAAAATAAGTTTATTGGTATTATCAATGCCAGAAGTTTAATTAAATATATTAAAACTGATTCTATTTACGCAAATATATTAACAAAAGACATTATTAAACCTAATTTATTATTAGTGAATCCAGAAGATACTTTATTCAACGTAGTTGATAAATTTAGTTTAAATGAAGGTAAATATGGCTTTATTTTTAATCACGATTCATCATTTAAAATAGTTACTCCGAGGCAAATAATCAAACTTTTATTAGATTATAACTGGAAAACCCTAGCCATTAAAGATTTAATTTTTCGAGATTTACCCTATTTTTCACCTCACGAAAATCTCCTCAATATTTGTGAAGTTTTATTACATCAAGAAGCAATTTTAATCAATCAAGATGAAAGTTTAAATGAAAAAAATCTTTTTTCTAATCGAGTTTGCCATCTTGGGATTGATCATATTTCAGAACATCTTTGTAATCATCTGACTTTGATAACTCCTCAAGATTTAATAGTTATTTTAACCCCTCTTTGGCAACAAAATTATTTACGGCAACAACAACAAAAATTAGACCACTTAAAAAGCACTGTCAAACAAGAAAAAAAACAGTTTGAACAAGAAAAACTCTTATCAAGTCTTAGTTATCGCATTCGTCAATCCCTTAATTTAGAACAAATTTTACAAAGTACTGTAAATGAAGTACGTTCTTTTTTAGAGTGTGATCGGGTAATCGTGTATCAATTGTATCCCGATGGTGATGGGGTGATTGTGGCAGAATCGGCAGGAGAGGGCGTAATGTCTATTTTAGGGCGTGTGGTGCAAGACCATTGTTTTGCGAAAGATTTTATTAAACCCTACTTAAATGGACGTATTCAAGCCACTGATAACGTTTTTACAGCTAACCTCTCCCCTTGTCATTTGGATTTATTATTAGGGATTCAAGTACAAGCTAATTTAGTTGTACCAATTATTTTTCATGATGGTTTATGGGGTTTGTTGGCGGCACAAAATTCTTTTCATCCTCGACATTGGCAACAAGATGAGTTGGATTTATTGCAAAAATTGGCTTCTCAAGTGGCTATTGCCATTCAGCAGTCGGAATATGCCCAAAAAGCCTTACAAGTGGCAGAATATCAAACTGCCATAGCCAGTTTGGGTAATACTGCGTTGACTACCAATGATTTGGCAACTCTGGAGGAAATGACGGTTAAAATTGTTAGTGAGACTTTGGATATTGACTCCTGTAATATTTTAGAGTTACAACCAAATCAAGCGTCTTTTGTGATGAAAGCTGGTATTGGTTGGCATCAGAAATGGCTAGGGTTGGCAAAAGTTGGCTCGTCTCCCCGTTGGATGCCGGGTTATACCATGAAGGCAAAGCAACCAGTAATTACTGAGGATTTATTGATTGAAACGAGATTTAGTCCTCCTCCTTTTTTACATAATACTGGGGTGAAGGGCGCCCTCCTCACCAATATCGGCAATGATCAGAATTATTTTGGTATCATCGGGGTTTATAGTTCTGGTCATCGTAAGTTTAGCTCAGAAGAGGTAAATTTTTTACAAACGGTGGCTAACGTGTTGGCAACGGCAATGGAGCGCACGAAATCCCAACGGCAACTAGATTACTTTTTTAATTTGTCTCTGGATATGTTTTGTATTGCTGGGGTGGATGGCTCATTTAAACGGGTTAATTCCAGTTTTTCCACTACCTTAGGTTATGGCGAAGCAGAAATGATTAATCAAAATATGCTTTCCTTTGTGCATCCCGACGATGTGGAGATTACTGCCGAGGAATTAGAAAGATTAAGTCGGGGTTTTCCTAGTCAAAATTTTGAAAACCGTTGGCGCACCTCAGAGGGTTATTATCGTTGGTTGGCTTGGAAAAGTTTACCCTACGAGGAAGGCACTATTTACGCTGTAGCACGAGATATTACACTAGCAAAACAAGCGGAAGAGCAGTTGCGGGGGCTTAATGAGGAGTTGGAGATTAGGGTAAAAGATCGTACGGAAGAGTTAGAACAAACCACTACCCAATTAAGAACTTTTGTACAGACGGCTGGAACGGTTTTGGTGGTGTTAAACCAACGTTATCGTATCATGGAATGGAATGAGGAAGCGGAGAAAATTTTTGGTTGGAGTCGAGATTCGGTATTAGGGGAAGATTACTTTCTCTTGTTTGTAGCGCCCTCCGACAGACAAGGTTTGAGGGCGTCTCTTAATCATACCCTCACGGAAGGTCAGGTGCAACGGAATTTAGAAAGTAAAGTCATGGTGGCGGATGGCACGGAAAGAACTTTGTTATGGAATGTTAACCGTTTCACTGATGCCCAAGGGCAAGGTATTGGTATTATCGCCTGTGGGCAAGATATAGAGGAAGTGCGCTTGGCTCAACTGCGCTTAAAGTTAAGTGAAGAAAGATTCCGCAGTATTTTTAATCAGGCGGCAGTAGGTATTTTACAGGTTAGCTTACCCGGTAAATTAGTGTTGGTTAATGATAAATTTAGCCAATTAACTGGTTATTCTCGTCAAGATTTAGCGGAGTTAGATTTTCATGATTTAATTCACCCCGATGATGTGTCTGATACCCTCACGGATTTATCGGAATTATTGGCAAGTCAAAGGGCAACATTTGAGCGCGAGATTAGGATGAGGGGCGCTGATCAAGATTTCCTCTGGATTAATTTAACCATGTCAGTGGTATGGGTTGCTGTTGAGCCTTCTTACTTTATCGCCGTCATTAATGATATAAGTGACCGTAAAGAAGCCGAAGAATCTTTACAAAAAAGTGAATCTCGTTTGAACAGTGTTCTTAGTTCACTACAAGATGTAGTATGGTCAATGTCATTACCTGACATGAATTTGCGCTATATTAACCCAGCTTGTGAAATTTTGTATGGTCATTCTCCACCGTCAATCTTAGCAGACAGAAGGCTTCTATTAGATATGGTAGCGCCCGAATACCGACAATTAGTAGAAAATATTTGGGCAGAAATTTTGGAAAGTTACAAACTGGGCATTTTGCAAAATGAAACCAATAAAAAATGGGAATTAGAGTATAAAATTATTCTTGCTAATGGTCAATCCAGATGGATTCGGGAAAGGTCTCACATCGTTTATGATCGGTATGGGTGCGCCGTAAGTATTGATGGTATTTCCACTGATGTCACTCAGCGCCATGAAGCAGAGGAAAAATTATTTAAGTCATTACAAGAAAAAGAAGTTTTACTCAAAGAAATTCATCACCGAGTGAAAAATAATCTTTACGTCATTTCCGGTTTATTGAATTTACAATCAACCTATGTGGAAGATGAAGCTGTGCGTAATTTATTCCATGATAGTCAAAATCGTATTCAAACTATGGCAGTTATTCACGAACAACTGTATCAATCTGATGACCTTTCGGAGATTAATTTTGCTGATTATATCAAGCGTTTAGTGTCTAATTTATTCTTTTCCTACAATCAAGGAGGCATTAAACCCATTACTAACTTAGAGGAATGTTATCTCAATATTGAAACGGCTATTCCTGCCGGGTTATTGATTAATGAGTTGGTGACGAATGCTTTTAAACACGCTTTTCCAGCAGGGAAAGGGGAAGTAACTATTAATTTAAAAGTGTGTCAACCGAAACATATTTGTTTGGAAGTCAAAGATAACGGTAAAGGATTACCTCCTCAGTTGGATTGGGAAGATAGCCCCTCTTTAGGATTGCGCCTCGTGCGCTTGTTAACTCAACAATTAGATGGAGAAATGACCGTTAATTCTGATGATCATGGTACTTGTTTTTTCTTACAATTTGAACCTTTTAATTAATTAGACCTAAGTTCGATGCAAGAATGCCAGATAAGGACAGGTATCAGGTTGCAGGTTGCAGGTTTCAGGTGAAATGCTTATAAATTAAAAACCTTCGCCAAACACTGACTTTTCATAAATCGAACATTTCTATCAATGATTTTTAGTTAGAGTAGAACATCTAATCTTGGATTTCCATCACCTGAAAAGGTTTGATAAATACTTTGACGATTAAGGTTAGTTTCCTCAGCCAATTTTTCAATACCGCCCATTGCATTAGCAACATCACGAATAGCTAACAAAAAGGCTTCAGTGTTATGGTCATTTTCATAATCTTCTAACGCTATCAGTAAATAAGCCCTTGCTTCTAATGGTGAGGCTAATTTTTCTAAATGCCAATCTTCAAATTTAGTATAAGGTTTCATCTGTTTCTTTCTTGATAATCTTGCCAATAAACTTTTGCTTGATTTATGTCCTTTTGTTGAGTTGATTTATCTCCTCCACACAAAAGTAAAACGATAACATTACTTTCTTTAGCGTAATAAACTCGATAACCGTTGCCAAAAAAAAATCTTAATTCATAGACGCCATCTCCCACAAGTTTACTATCACCAAAATTACCAATGGTAATTTGACGCAACCTATTACGGATTCGTAACTGATAAGATTGGTTTCTTATACCATCATACCATTTGATAAACGGCTGTTTTCCTTCTCTAGTCTGGTAAATTCTAACTTCCATTACTGTAAACTATAGACAAAGGGGCAAATATATGATCAAATCATTTTGTCTCCGCTTTAAGATAAAGTCGAAATTTTACGATCATATTCTGCTTGAGTAATAATGCCATGTTGTAGGGCTTCTTTTAACTTCGTAATTGTTAAACCATGTTTTGATAAATACTTTTCTTTGTTAATTTCTTCTTTGGTTTTTGACTCTAAATTTTCTAGTTTTTCTAAAAATTCTTCCTGAGTAAGAATACCGTCAGCAAAGGCTTTTTCTAAGTTTTTAATTTTACCTTCCATGAGGCAATCAATCTCATAATCATCGAGTTTTAATTGTAGAATAGCTTTCTTACGCTTAAACTCTTCTTCTGTTAAAATGCCACTACTAAAAGCAGACTGTAATTTATTTATTTCTTCTTTTAATTCTAAAAGTACCTGTTTTTGGTTAGGATTAATTGATTCAGAAACAGGATAGTTATTTTTTGGTACTTTGTTAAATTCAACAGAATTGGTTTCACTCACTGATTGAATACGGTTGAGACGACAGGCTTTTTGTAAGTGGTTAATTAGTTCATTTTCTAAGATTAAAGTCCAACCAGCGCCCGTCACCCCAGTCCAAAAACTTAACCCTCCCGTAAAAATAGCCGTAAAACTTGCCCCAGCAATATTTTGAACCCATTTCCCCCGTGAAGTTTCCAAAATCAATTCATCAGCATTAGTATCAGAGATATAAATTTTCAATTTAAAGGCTATATTTGTGCCTAAAAGGGTGCGAATTGTGCCGGTTTTTCGGGCTTGAATTACATAGATTTGATTTTTTAAAATTCCTTCTACTTCGTATTGTCTGCCCTTAAACCATAACAAAGCCTCGTTATAAACTAAGTCTAAATCTCTGTCAGTGCCTAAATGAAAATAGTTCTTTGCCATAACCCCAAAACAATTAAAAATAAAGACTTTTTTAACTAACTATAGTAATTCTATCTGATCCAGAAGTAATCCCTCTTAAAAGGTTTTTCAAAGTGGGTATCAAAATGCTTTACCCTCACCCCCAACCCCTCTCCCATAGGAGAGGGGAGTAATATTTTCTATTTGTAAGTTGAAAACCTATGTAATTTATTTTCTAAAATTTTCAGTGCGGAAATCCACTACTCGACCAATTACCGCTACGGCGGGTGCTTCAAAACCTGTTTTTTCTACTAACTCAATGATATTACTTAATGTACCATATAATTCCTCTTGATCTGGTCTTGTACCCCAACGAATCAAAGCAATAGGGGTGGAGGGCGCTAAATCGGCAGAAAGTAATTGCGGAATAATTTGCTGGAGATTATGAATACCCATATAAATTACGATGGTTTCTGAACCTTGGGCTAGCGCCCTCCAATTCACTTCTGGGCGGTACTTGCCCACGGATTCATGACCTGTTACAAAGGTGACTGAAGAACTATAACCCCGATGGGTGACGGGGATTCCTGCATAGGCAGGGGCGGCAATACCTGAGGTAATACCCGGTATTACTTCTACGGAAATACCAGCTTTAATTAAGTCTGCCATTTCTTCACCGCCTCGACCAAAGACAAAAGGATCACCGCCTTTCAAGCGCACGACAATGGCGTTATCTTGGGCTTTGGCGATCAGAAGTTGAGTAGTTTCGCTTTGCCGTAGGGAATGGCGCCCTTTTCTTTTCCCTGCGTTGATTTTTTCGGCGTGGGGATTAATCATGGCTAAAATTGCTGGACTCACCAAGGCATCATATACTACGACATCCGCTAATTCTAAAATTCCTTTGCCTTTAATGGTTAATAATCCCGGATCGCCGGGTCCTGCACCAACTAAATATACTTTTCCGATCACTGATTTTTCTGCCATGGGCGACGGGCGCTGTTCTTTAAATTGCTTATAATGTTCCTTTTTCTAGCTTAATATTTCTTGACACTAATAGTGGTTAATTTTGACACAATTTTTTTTATTTAAAATAAACCTTTCCAAAAATAGGGCTAGGATTGAAGCCATGAAGGGTTGAATAATATTCAACCCCTACGAGCCTATAAACAATAATTTATGGAGCTATCTAATAGTTTCTACTTTTGAAAGTCGATCCACACTCCTTCCTTTGCTAATGATTGATTAAATCCTTCTAATATTTTCACTAAATCTGTGGCTAATTCCCCACTACCGCAAACGGTGGAGGGCGCTGGGGTGACATTATCCCAAAAAGCATCTAAAACAATTTCTAAGGTATTAAACGGAGCAAAATTAAATGTTTCTTGGTTTTTATTTTCAGGGCAGAAATTATCATTTTCTTCTCTTAAACTAGCAGAATTTAAAGTCAAAATTGATGAAGACATTTCATCAAAAATTAAACTTGCTTTTTCTCCTACTATTGTTAATTTTCTTTGCTTATCATGATTTAACCAACTAACATGAATATCCACCACAAAATTATCAGAATAAATTAATTTCAACCAAGCTACATCAGCAATATTTTCTCTTAAAAAATAATTAGCTTTTGCTTGTAATTTTAAAGGTTTTTGCTCTAAAATGAAATGAAATATTGCTAAATCGTGAATGGCTAAATCCCATATACAGTCAACATCAGAGCGAATAGCATCAAAATGAGTTCGACTAGCGTAACCATATCGAAGATTACCTAATTTACCCTCATTAATTAGCTTTTTACATTGCACAACATAAGGATTAAAGAGATAAGTATGATCAACAAATAATTGTAAATCATGATGTTTAGCTAGTTGAGT
Protein-coding regions in this window:
- a CDS encoding PAS domain S-box protein, yielding MNYPVLSNITFASQWTFVNYQPITISGETTFLEVIRKLTHGVDCLLVTNYDTNDCQPLGVITTESIIQLIATGVNIYSLSAKHFYQNLCLIHTEELDNIFAIAQNLYQGKYHVYGVINEENKFIGIINARSLIKYIKTDSIYANILTKDIIKPNLLLVNPEDTLFNVVDKFSLNEGKYGFIFNHDSSFKIVTPRQIIKLLLDYNWKTLAIKDLIFRDLPYFSPHENLLNICEVLLHQEAILINQDESLNEKNLFSNRVCHLGIDHISEHLCNHLTLITPQDLIVILTPLWQQNYLRQQQQKLDHLKSTVKQEKKQFEQEKLLSSLSYRIRQSLNLEQILQSTVNEVRSFLECDRVIVYQLYPDGDGVIVAESAGEGVMSILGRVVQDHCFAKDFIKPYLNGRIQATDNVFTANLSPCHLDLLLGIQVQANLVVPIIFHDGLWGLLAAQNSFHPRHWQQDELDLLQKLASQVAIAIQQSEYAQKALQVAEYQTAIASLGNTALTTNDLATLEEMTVKIVSETLDIDSCNILELQPNQASFVMKAGIGWHQKWLGLAKVGSSPRWMPGYTMKAKQPVITEDLLIETRFSPPPFLHNTGVKGALLTNIGNDQNYFGIIGVYSSGHRKFSSEEVNFLQTVANVLATAMERTKSQRQLDYFFNLSLDMFCIAGVDGSFKRVNSSFSTTLGYGEAEMINQNMLSFVHPDDVEITAEELERLSRGFPSQNFENRWRTSEGYYRWLAWKSLPYEEGTIYAVARDITLAKQAEEQLRGLNEELEIRVKDRTEELEQTTTQLRTFVQTAGTVLVVLNQRYRIMEWNEEAEKIFGWSRDSVLGEDYFLLFVAPSDRQGLRASLNHTLTEGQVQRNLESKVMVADGTERTLLWNVNRFTDAQGQGIGIIACGQDIEEVRLAQLRLKLSEERFRSIFNQAAVGILQVSLPGKLVLVNDKFSQLTGYSRQDLAELDFHDLIHPDDVSDTLTDLSELLASQRATFEREIRMRGADQDFLWINLTMSVVWVAVEPSYFIAVINDISDRKEAEESLQKSESRLNSVLSSLQDVVWSMSLPDMNLRYINPACEILYGHSPPSILADRRLLLDMVAPEYRQLVENIWAEILESYKLGILQNETNKKWELEYKIILANGQSRWIRERSHIVYDRYGCAVSIDGISTDVTQRHEAEEKLFKSLQEKEVLLKEIHHRVKNNLYVISGLLNLQSTYVEDEAVRNLFHDSQNRIQTMAVIHEQLYQSDDLSEINFADYIKRLVSNLFFSYNQGGIKPITNLEECYLNIETAIPAGLLINELVTNAFKHAFPAGKGEVTINLKVCQPKHICLEVKDNGKGLPPQLDWEDSPSLGLRLVRLLTQQLDGEMTVNSDDHGTCFFLQFEPFN
- a CDS encoding transcriptional regulator; amino-acid sequence: MKPYTKFEDWHLEKLASPLEARAYLLIALEDYENDHNTEAFLLAIRDVANAMGGIEKLAEETNLNRQSIYQTFSGDGNPRLDVLL
- a CDS encoding type II toxin-antitoxin system RelE/ParE family toxin, producing MEVRIYQTREGKQPFIKWYDGIRNQSYQLRIRNRLRQITIGNFGDSKLVGDGVYELRFFFGNGYRVYYAKESNVIVLLLCGGDKSTQQKDINQAKVYWQDYQERNR
- a CDS encoding SHOCT domain-containing protein yields the protein MAKNYFHLGTDRDLDLVYNEALLWFKGRQYEVEGILKNQIYVIQARKTGTIRTLLGTNIAFKLKIYISDTNADELILETSRGKWVQNIAGASFTAIFTGGLSFWTGVTGAGWTLILENELINHLQKACRLNRIQSVSETNSVEFNKVPKNNYPVSESINPNQKQVLLELKEEINKLQSAFSSGILTEEEFKRKKAILQLKLDDYEIDCLMEGKIKNLEKAFADGILTQEEFLEKLENLESKTKEEINKEKYLSKHGLTITKLKEALQHGIITQAEYDRKISTLS
- the cobA gene encoding uroporphyrinogen-III C-methyltransferase; the encoded protein is MAEKSVIGKVYLVGAGPGDPGLLTIKGKGILELADVVVYDALVSPAILAMINPHAEKINAGKRKGRHSLRQSETTQLLIAKAQDNAIVVRLKGGDPFVFGRGGEEMADLIKAGISVEVIPGITSGIAAPAYAGIPVTHRGYSSSVTFVTGHESVGKYRPEVNWRALAQGSETIVIYMGIHNLQQIIPQLLSADLAPSTPIALIRWGTRPDQEELYGTLSNIIELVEKTGFEAPAVAVIGRVVDFRTENFRK
- a CDS encoding Gfo/Idh/MocA family oxidoreductase, which gives rise to MKLGVAVIGGGRWGSNYVRLLLDHPKFVLRALVDSCPLKLQKCREKYHLDEQKIPCFQNWQDITHDNLIKVVIVATPATTHYHLIKALLNLGYHVLAEKPLTTNSLECLELTQLAKHHDLQLFVDHTYLFNPYVVQCKKLINEGKLGNLRYGYASRTHFDAIRSDVDCIWDLAIHDLAIFHFILEQKPLKLQAKANYFLRENIADVAWLKLIYSDNFVVDIHVSWLNHDKQRKLTIVGEKASLIFDEMSSSILTLNSASLREENDNFCPENKNQETFNFAPFNTLEIVLDAFWDNVTPAPSTVCGSGELATDLVKILEGFNQSLAKEGVWIDFQK